The following proteins are encoded in a genomic region of Musa acuminata AAA Group cultivar baxijiao chromosome BXJ2-11, Cavendish_Baxijiao_AAA, whole genome shotgun sequence:
- the LOC103972789 gene encoding lysM domain receptor-like kinase 3 has product MAVWWHTSLLLFIFLLLLPFGEADVQAVNPMECPKPSPVPACSAFLYVVPRGHNASDTAARYSADASLVEPIRRPSGATDFLVAVPCACEAAGNATALFHDTVYLVQPHDTASGVTDVVFSGLAWRVPENITDFASITVRLPCGCSATSVVSYAVQSGDTLTSISELLDSDVEAIKAMNPELMPNPDFLNPGQLLFVPMGVHGSPPPPPPPPPPPPPPPKESGMQKTAMIILGVSLSVLFMVFGGLSICLYRRRRRDESTADSLNVTVSKNSSARFITALQSQLLPSKSGEGTATFMSERPVTFSLEEVDRATASFHDSRKIGEGGYGSVYLGILGTQEVAIKKMKSSKSKEFFAELNVLCKVHHRNVVELIGYAAGDDHLYLVYEYLQNGSLSDHLHDPLLKGHQPISWTARTQIGLDAARGIEYIHEHTKATCVHRDIKTSNILLDSVLRAKVADFGLAKLVEQSDEDWCFATRLVGTPGYLPPESVRELQMSTKSDVFAFGVVLAELVTGERALIPDKKDACKMRSLVTAMKEVSASDDPNAALEEIIDRNLDHVYPTEEVRKMVDVAMWCLSDDPVSRPEMREITTNLSQIVMASIEWEASLGGNSQVFSGIFTGR; this is encoded by the exons ATGGCTGTTTGGTGGCACACttccctcctcctcttcatcttcctcctcctccttccgttCGGCGAGGCTGACGTCCAAGCGGTGAACCCCATGGAGTGCCCCAAACCCTCTCCCGTCCCCGCATGCAGCGCCTTCCTCTACGTCGTCCCGCGCGGCCACAACGCCTCGGACACCGCCGCCCGCTACTCCGCCGACGCGTCGCTCGTCGAGCCCATCAGGCGCCCCTCGGGCGCGACCGACTTCTTGGTCGCCGTGCCGTGCGCGTGCGAGGCGGCCGGCAACGCCACGGCCCTGTTCCACGACACCGTGTACCTGGTGCAGCCCCACGACACGGCGAGCGGCGTCACGGACGTGGTCTTCAGCGGGCTGGCGTGGCGGGTGCCGGAGAACATCACCGACTTCGCGAGCATCACCGTGCGCCTCCCTTGCGGGTGCTCGGCGACGTCGGTCGTGTCGTACGCGGTGCAGTCCGGGGACACGCTGACGTCCATCTCCGAGCTGTTGGACTCGGACGTCGAGGCGATCAAGGCGATGAACCCGGAGCTGATGCCGAATCCCGACTTCTTGAATCCCGGGCAGTTGTTGTTTGTGCCCATGGGCGTGCATGgttcgccaccaccaccaccaccaccacctcctcctcctcctcctcctcccaaag AATCAGGAATGCAGAAGACTGCAATGATAATCCTCGGCGTCTCTCTCTCCGTACTATTCATGGTGTTCGGTGGTTTATCGATTTGCCTTTACCGAAGGAGGAGACGCGACGAATCCACCGCCGACAGTCTCAACGTAACCGTGAGCAAGAACTCAAGTGCAAGATTCATCACAGCCTTGCAGAGCCAGCTTCTTCCATCCAAGAGTGGTGAAG GCACCGCGACATTCATGTCAGAGAGGCCTGTGACGTTTAGTCTGGAAGAGGTTGATAGAGCCACAGCAAGCTTCCACGATTCGAGAAAGATTGGTGAAGGAGGGTACGGCAGTGTGTATTTGGGAATCTTGGGAACACAG GAAGTTGCCATCAAAAAGATGAAGTCAAGCAAATCCAAGGAGTTCTTCGCTGAGCTGAATGTGTTGTGCAAAGTGCATCACAGAAATGTG GTTGAACTGATTGGTTATGCAGCAGGAGATGACCACCTTTACTTGGTCTACGAGTATCTTCAGAATGGCTCCTTGAGCGACCATCTCCATGATCCACTGCTCAAAG GTCATCAACCTATCTCATGGACTGCAAGAACACAGATCGGATTGGATGCTGCCAGGGGAATCGAGTACATCCATGAACACACCAAAGCCACCTGCGTTCATCGCGATATAAAGACCAGTAACATTCTGCTGGATAGTGTGCTGAGAGCAAAA GTTGCAGACTTTGGGTTGGCAAAGCTTGTGGAGCAAAGTGATGAGGACTGGTGTTTCGCGACTCGCTTGGTTGGAACTCCTGGTTACCTTCCACCAGA GTCTGTTAGGGAGCTTCAGATGAGCACCAAATCCGATGTGTTTGCCTTTGGAGTTGTTCTTGCTGAGCTTGTTACGGGAGAAAGAGCTCTCATTCCCGACAAGAAAGATGCTTGCAAGATGAGATCACTGGTTACAGCT ATGAAAGAAGTTTCCGCCTCGGACGATCCGAATGCTGCTCTGGAAGAGATCATCGATCGAAATCTTGATCATGTCTACCCTACGGAAGAAGTACGGAAG ATGGTGGACGTGGCGATGTGGTGTTTGAGTGATGATCCCGTAAGCAGACCTGAGATGAGGGAGATCACAACGAACCTATCACAGATAGTGATGGCTTCTATAGAGTGGGAAGCATCACTCGGTGGCAACAGCCAAGTCTTCAGTGGCATCTTTACTGGAAGATGA